One Rossellomorea aquimaris DNA window includes the following coding sequences:
- a CDS encoding DUF6241 domain-containing protein → MSKKVVGIIIGSVLLLTALGVYIAVGSLDMNRAGNDGTRQNSAEGNAEQTAGVEMNDEGEAKKVSEGGNPFGEEVKTPLSEKLMQQYIHAMSHQKVAAKEKWSFFEITDERIDYLLNQLEINQYKHEGTYEDILTSWKEGDFSGAVSDHNKVWRIQEGTIGKATGLLSTKEEEAYVNKQKREKR, encoded by the coding sequence ATGAGTAAGAAGGTAGTCGGCATCATCATAGGGAGTGTACTCCTGTTAACGGCTTTAGGTGTTTATATAGCTGTGGGGAGTTTGGATATGAATAGAGCAGGAAATGACGGAACCCGGCAGAATTCAGCTGAGGGGAACGCGGAACAGACGGCAGGGGTAGAGATGAATGACGAGGGAGAGGCCAAAAAAGTGAGCGAGGGTGGCAATCCATTCGGTGAGGAAGTAAAAACCCCGTTAAGTGAAAAACTTATGCAACAGTACATACATGCCATGAGCCATCAAAAGGTAGCGGCAAAGGAGAAGTGGTCATTCTTCGAAATCACCGATGAACGGATCGATTACTTGCTGAATCAATTAGAAATCAATCAATATAAACATGAGGGAACATATGAGGATATCCTGACGAGCTGGAAAGAGGGTGATTTCTCTGGTGCAGTCAGTGATCACAATAAGGTTTGGAGGATCCAGGAAGGAACGATAGGGAAAGCGACCGGATTACTGTCGACTAAGGAAGAAGAGGCATACGTCAATAAACAAAAAAGAGAAAAGAGATAA
- a CDS encoding 3-phenylpropionate MFS transporter, with protein sequence MKNQTWLSVQFFAIFFTWGIFIPYWTAWLVESKDFSISAASTVIAVGMIARSFSSFFLFPKLSQTVSLGRLSRWLVLISGAALLLFLPMNSFGMILVCMVLFSLVYPMMLPMVESMAAVMMKEDGIDYGRSRSWGSIGYTVALLAVGFLTSVFTEGAVIYMLFGGIVVILLSSLAKLPQSMSGTRGQEKLSYRGLLKSRKFVWAMVVVVLIQGAHASYYNYGVLYLKELDVSNVYIGVILNIAVLSEILFFAFSDRLLKGKSISVMFMIAAGAAVTRWTLLFLFHSTPVFIFTQIFHSLTFGLTHYAFMRLIYEELESKDIPAAQGVYTSLGMGLSTAILTFIGGFLYDISPGSAFLGMAVVVAPCVVLGGWMYWKYDRVVNGVFSYK encoded by the coding sequence TTGAAGAATCAGACGTGGTTGTCCGTTCAGTTCTTTGCGATTTTTTTCACTTGGGGAATTTTCATCCCTTATTGGACAGCGTGGCTGGTGGAAAGTAAGGACTTTTCCATTTCGGCTGCAAGTACGGTGATTGCGGTTGGGATGATTGCGCGGTCATTTTCGAGCTTTTTCTTATTTCCGAAATTGAGTCAGACGGTTTCGTTGGGTCGTTTATCAAGATGGCTGGTATTGATTTCCGGCGCTGCATTGCTATTGTTCCTGCCTATGAATTCTTTTGGGATGATTTTGGTCTGTATGGTGTTATTCAGCCTGGTGTATCCGATGATGCTTCCCATGGTTGAGAGCATGGCGGCTGTGATGATGAAGGAAGATGGAATTGATTACGGTCGGAGTCGTTCGTGGGGATCGATTGGATATACGGTTGCGCTGCTTGCGGTTGGATTTCTGACGTCTGTATTTACCGAGGGGGCAGTGATATATATGCTGTTCGGTGGAATTGTGGTGATATTGCTGTCTTCGTTGGCAAAGTTACCTCAGTCCATGAGTGGTACCCGTGGTCAGGAGAAGCTTTCATATCGGGGACTTTTGAAATCCCGTAAGTTTGTCTGGGCGATGGTCGTTGTTGTGTTGATTCAGGGAGCTCATGCTTCTTATTATAATTATGGTGTTCTTTACTTAAAGGAATTAGATGTAAGTAACGTTTATATCGGAGTCATTTTAAATATTGCCGTACTATCTGAAATCCTGTTCTTCGCGTTTTCAGACCGGCTGTTAAAAGGGAAAAGCATTTCCGTCATGTTTATGATAGCAGCAGGGGCTGCTGTGACGCGTTGGACTTTGTTGTTCCTCTTCCACAGCACCCCTGTGTTCATCTTTACCCAAATCTTTCACTCTCTAACCTTCGGATTAACACATTATGCTTTTATGCGGTTAATTTATGAAGAATTGGAGAGCAAGGACATCCCGGCTGCCCAGGGAGTGTATACTTCGTTGGGTATGGGATTGAGTACCGCGATCCTGACGTTTATCGGTGGATTCTTGTATGATATCTCGCCTGGTTCAGCGTTCCTGGGCATGGCTGTTGTGGTGGCTCCTTGCGTGGTGCTTGGTGGATGGATGTATTGGAAGTATGACCGTGTGGTAAATGGTGTGTTTAGTTATAAATAG
- a CDS encoding LysM peptidoglycan-binding domain-containing protein, translating into MKKTIIAVTTAALVSSFAVNSTEAASYRVQSGDSLSVIAYKYDTSVSNLKNWNNLSSDMIYVNQVLEISAPTSTSTSAKTYTVQSGDYLSKIGSKFDVYVAELKKWNNLKNDVIYPGQKLIVSSSGTSTAPTPPSGSSSYTVQSGDTLSHIASRYNVTVSQIKSWNGLSSDMIYVGQKLSISGTSTGGNEAPSSNVVDIAKKYVGTPYAWGGTSPSGFDCSGFIYYVFNQAGQSIARTNTEGYYSKSSFVSSPKAGDLVFFENTYKAGISHMGIYVGNGEFIHASDSGVVISKLSNTYWNPKFVGYKRF; encoded by the coding sequence TTGAAAAAGACAATTATTGCTGTAACAACTGCTGCTCTAGTCTCGTCATTTGCTGTCAATTCAACGGAAGCGGCTTCATACCGCGTACAATCGGGAGATTCCCTTTCCGTGATTGCTTATAAATATGATACATCTGTTTCTAACTTAAAAAATTGGAATAACCTAAGTTCAGATATGATTTATGTCAATCAGGTCCTTGAGATATCCGCTCCAACAAGCACTTCTACATCTGCCAAAACATATACAGTACAATCAGGAGACTACTTATCAAAAATCGGCTCGAAATTTGATGTATATGTAGCTGAATTGAAAAAATGGAATAACTTAAAGAACGATGTGATCTATCCTGGGCAGAAATTAATCGTTTCCTCTTCAGGTACAAGCACAGCGCCAACTCCACCGTCAGGATCTAGCTCATACACGGTCCAATCGGGGGATACATTATCTCATATTGCTTCACGTTATAATGTAACAGTTTCCCAGATTAAATCGTGGAATGGATTAAGCTCAGACATGATTTATGTAGGGCAAAAGCTTTCCATTTCTGGTACAAGCACTGGTGGAAATGAAGCACCGTCTTCAAATGTAGTGGACATTGCGAAGAAATATGTAGGGACACCTTACGCATGGGGCGGAACATCACCTTCAGGCTTCGATTGCAGCGGCTTCATCTACTATGTCTTCAATCAGGCGGGACAATCGATTGCACGTACCAACACAGAAGGCTACTACAGCAAGTCATCCTTTGTTTCGAGCCCGAAAGCAGGGGACCTGGTATTCTTTGAGAATACGTATAAAGCCGGTATCAGCCACATGGGAATCTATGTAGGTAACGGTGAATTCATCCACGCATCAGATAGCGGGGTTGTGATTTCAAAATTGAGTAATACGTACTGGAATCCTAAGTTTGTAGGATATAAGAGATTCTAA
- the treP gene encoding PTS system trehalose-specific EIIBC component, whose translation MSVKREDVLEIIEAIGGKDNIRTATHCVTRLRLVLNDEKKVDKERLEAIDLVKGSFSSNGQFQVVIGQGLVNKAYQILAEETGIEQASKQDVKDAATQNLNPLQRAIKVLADIFIPILPAIVTAGLLMGLNNILTGPGIFYDEKSVIDVHKQWADFASIINLIANTAFVFLPGLIGWSAVKRFGGSPLLGIVLGLMLVHPDLLNAWSYASAEKIPTWNLFGFEVDKIGYQGQVLPILFASYLLAKIEMFLDKRVHDSIKLLVVAPVALLITGFASFILIGPVTFFIGNLLTDGVVWVFDSASWLGGLLYGGLYAVMVITGMHHTFLAVDLQLVGSQGGTFLWPILALSNIAQGSAALAMMFVAKKENEKLRGLAGTSAISAYLGITEPAMFGVNLRYRYPFISALIGSAIGGVLLAMTGTKAFSIGVGGLPGFLSIIPEYWLSFFIGMAICIVVPFVLTMVWSKFSKNEVA comes from the coding sequence ATGAGCGTGAAACGTGAAGACGTTCTGGAAATTATTGAAGCGATTGGCGGTAAGGATAATATCCGCACAGCCACTCATTGTGTAACTCGTCTTCGATTGGTATTGAATGATGAGAAAAAAGTCGATAAGGAAAGATTAGAGGCGATTGATCTTGTGAAGGGTTCATTCTCTTCCAACGGTCAGTTCCAAGTTGTCATCGGACAAGGTCTTGTAAATAAAGCGTATCAAATTTTAGCAGAGGAAACGGGGATTGAGCAGGCTTCCAAGCAGGATGTGAAGGATGCCGCCACTCAAAACCTGAATCCATTGCAGCGTGCGATCAAGGTATTGGCGGATATCTTCATTCCGATCCTGCCGGCGATCGTAACAGCCGGTTTGTTGATGGGTCTGAATAATATTTTGACCGGGCCGGGGATTTTCTATGATGAGAAATCGGTCATTGATGTTCATAAGCAATGGGCAGATTTCGCTTCGATTATTAACTTGATTGCCAACACGGCCTTTGTGTTCCTGCCAGGGTTGATTGGTTGGTCAGCGGTCAAGCGTTTTGGCGGAAGTCCATTACTCGGTATCGTATTAGGTCTTATGCTTGTTCATCCGGACTTACTTAACGCTTGGTCTTATGCAAGTGCAGAAAAGATTCCTACCTGGAACTTATTCGGCTTTGAAGTCGACAAAATTGGGTATCAAGGACAGGTTCTACCGATTCTATTCGCTTCCTATCTATTAGCGAAAATCGAAATGTTCCTGGATAAGAGAGTTCATGATTCCATCAAGCTATTGGTAGTTGCGCCAGTTGCACTCTTAATTACTGGGTTTGCTTCATTTATCTTGATTGGGCCGGTAACGTTCTTTATCGGTAACCTATTAACAGACGGTGTGGTTTGGGTATTTGACTCTGCTTCATGGTTGGGTGGATTGCTGTATGGTGGTCTGTATGCGGTGATGGTTATCACAGGTATGCACCATACCTTCCTTGCAGTTGACTTACAGCTAGTGGGAAGCCAAGGCGGAACATTCCTATGGCCCATCCTGGCACTATCGAATATCGCACAAGGTTCTGCAGCCCTTGCGATGATGTTTGTAGCAAAGAAGGAAAACGAAAAGCTTCGTGGCCTGGCAGGTACGTCTGCCATCTCGGCTTATTTAGGCATTACGGAACCGGCAATGTTCGGGGTTAACCTGCGCTATCGCTATCCATTCATTAGTGCCTTAATCGGGTCTGCAATCGGTGGTGTACTGTTAGCGATGACAGGAACAAAAGCATTCTCCATCGGTGTAGGTGGATTACCTGGTTTCCTATCGATCATTCCTGAATACTGGCTATCATTCTTTATCGGAATGGCCATCTGTATCGTCGTGCCATTCGTCCTGACAATGGTATGGTCTAAATTCAGCAAAAACGAAGTAGCCTAA